In a single window of the Streptomyces sp. NBC_00285 genome:
- a CDS encoding RNA polymerase sigma factor, whose protein sequence is MAGARTPSAPPDSAPPNTRLDTDDALLTVRAAEGDEDAFAVLVQRHAPSLTRLATRLLGTRTEAEDAVQDAFLSAWRRLPEFQGRSSFGTWIYRIVTNRCLNVLRSRRPTAPLEAVGDVPAAEHSTSPARITEGRDAVRELRGALDLLSAEQRACWVLRELDGRSYEFVADAVGISQEAVRARVFRARRCLTQALGAWR, encoded by the coding sequence GTGGCGGGGGCCCGCACACCGAGCGCACCACCCGACAGCGCACCACCGAACACCCGGCTCGACACGGACGACGCCCTGCTGACGGTCCGTGCCGCGGAGGGTGACGAGGACGCCTTCGCCGTGCTCGTGCAACGGCACGCGCCGTCGCTCACCCGCCTCGCCACCCGACTGCTCGGCACCCGGACCGAGGCCGAGGACGCGGTCCAGGACGCCTTCCTCAGCGCCTGGCGGCGGCTGCCCGAGTTCCAGGGGCGCTCCTCCTTCGGCACCTGGATATACCGGATCGTCACCAACCGCTGCCTGAACGTGCTGCGCTCCCGCAGGCCCACAGCCCCACTGGAGGCGGTCGGAGACGTGCCCGCAGCCGAGCACAGCACGTCCCCGGCCCGGATCACCGAGGGCCGCGACGCGGTACGTGAACTGCGCGGAGCCCTCGACCTGCTCTCGGCCGAACAGCGCGCCTGCTGGGTGCTGCGGGAACTGGACGGCCGCTCCTACGAGTTCGTCGCGGACGCGGTCGGCATCAGCCAGGAGGCCGTGAGGGCCCGGGTCTTTCGTGCCCGCCGTTGTCTGACACAAGCACTGGGGGCCTGGCGATGA
- a CDS encoding Asp23/Gls24 family envelope stress response protein, with product MTDRTDPPHGTSTHEDGDELLPCGRLLSRAWADWEDQSDNTHPRTCPHCRKAVRGLDELESAVRGLRTETADTGSYDTEPLTRRIMDVVRLELRPGRPLPLGEPAEDLWIMEAVAARALRTAAETVPGVRAGSCRLLDVHEDGTVEVRLDIHAPPGVPLPDLTAQVREQVRRAAHRALGMVITAVHIQVTDLAHPAADDDREGPTP from the coding sequence ATGACCGACCGGACCGACCCACCGCACGGCACGTCCACCCACGAGGACGGCGACGAACTCCTGCCGTGCGGACGGCTGCTGTCCCGAGCCTGGGCCGACTGGGAGGACCAGTCGGACAATACCCACCCGCGAACCTGCCCGCACTGCCGAAAGGCGGTGCGCGGGCTCGACGAACTGGAGTCCGCGGTACGCGGGCTGCGCACCGAGACGGCGGACACCGGCTCCTACGACACCGAGCCGCTGACCCGGCGGATCATGGACGTGGTCCGCCTCGAACTGCGGCCGGGCCGCCCCCTGCCGCTCGGCGAACCCGCCGAGGACCTGTGGATCATGGAAGCGGTCGCAGCCCGCGCCCTGCGCACCGCGGCGGAAACGGTCCCGGGCGTCCGCGCCGGATCCTGCCGCCTTCTCGACGTCCACGAGGACGGCACGGTCGAGGTCCGCCTCGACATCCACGCCCCGCCCGGCGTCCCCCTGCCCGACCTCACCGCGCAGGTGCGGGAACAGGTGCGGCGGGCCGCCCACCGCGCCCTGGGCATGGTCATAACGGCCGTGCACATCCAAGTCACCGACCTGGCCCACCCAGCAGCCGACGACGACCGGGAAGGCCCTACGCCATGA
- a CDS encoding anti-sigma factor: protein MRTIDLHRLTGAYALHALSDEENASFERHLAGCEPCAQESAELGATAARLGLAVATAAAPALREQVLHRITTVRQEAPGTPARVLAVRAGLRARLLSRWALAACLAAAAALGGTTLWQHQRAEEAGAQARQVSRTSDEIAAVLAAPDARTRAAGLAGGATGAVVVSRSRDRAVFVVSGMDRPPSGRVYQLWFDDGGTMRSAGLMDPDRGDQAVLMRGDVDGASGMGVTVEPSGGSQQPTTTPIALMALPG from the coding sequence GTGAGGACCATCGACCTGCACCGGCTGACAGGCGCGTACGCCCTGCACGCCCTGTCGGACGAGGAGAACGCTTCGTTCGAACGGCACCTGGCGGGCTGCGAGCCGTGCGCGCAGGAATCGGCCGAGTTGGGCGCGACGGCCGCGCGTCTGGGACTGGCCGTGGCCACGGCTGCGGCTCCGGCACTGCGCGAGCAGGTGCTGCACCGGATCACCACCGTCCGCCAGGAGGCGCCCGGCACGCCCGCCCGGGTCCTTGCGGTACGTGCCGGGCTGAGGGCTCGGCTGCTGTCCCGGTGGGCGCTCGCCGCCTGCCTCGCGGCGGCCGCGGCGCTCGGCGGGACAACCCTGTGGCAGCACCAGCGAGCCGAGGAGGCCGGTGCCCAGGCACGTCAGGTTTCCCGGACGTCCGATGAGATCGCCGCGGTACTGGCGGCGCCGGACGCCAGGACCCGTGCCGCCGGCCTGGCCGGCGGTGCCACCGGTGCGGTCGTCGTCTCCCGCAGCCGGGACAGGGCCGTGTTCGTCGTCTCGGGGATGGACCGTCCGCCCTCCGGGAGGGTCTACCAGCTGTGGTTCGACGACGGCGGGACCATGCGGTCGGCCGGGCTGATGGACCCGGACCGCGGTGACCAGGCCGTCCTGATGCGGGGCGACGTCGACGGGGCGTCGGGCATGGGTGTCACCGTCGAACCCAGCGGCGGCTCACAACAGCCCACCACCACGCCGATCGCCCTGATGGCCCTTCCTGGCTGA
- a CDS encoding sigma-70 family RNA polymerase sigma factor, which yields MKEAVHIGRNPSRGPDLQELVGQVALGDEAAFARVYDHVAGPVLGVVRAVLRDHAQSEEVTQEVLVEVWRTAPRYRPDRGSAVNWILTLAHRRAVDRVRSVDAAMARDHKAALLDQVPEYDEVAEHVEASLEREQVRRCLRTLTELQRQSVTLAYYRGLTYREVAEALGLPLGTVKTRLRDGLIRLRDCLGVTA from the coding sequence GTGAAAGAAGCAGTACATATCGGCAGAAACCCCTCTAGGGGGCCTGATCTGCAGGAACTCGTGGGGCAGGTGGCCCTGGGGGACGAGGCGGCGTTCGCTCGCGTGTACGACCATGTGGCGGGCCCGGTGCTCGGTGTGGTGCGTGCGGTGCTGCGGGATCACGCGCAGTCGGAGGAGGTGACGCAGGAGGTCCTGGTGGAGGTGTGGCGGACGGCTCCCCGCTACCGGCCCGATCGCGGGAGCGCGGTGAACTGGATCCTCACGCTGGCGCACCGCCGGGCGGTGGACCGGGTGCGTTCGGTGGACGCCGCGATGGCCCGGGACCACAAGGCCGCGCTGCTCGACCAGGTTCCCGAGTACGACGAGGTGGCCGAGCATGTCGAGGCGAGCCTGGAGCGGGAACAGGTGCGGCGCTGTCTGCGCACGCTGACCGAGCTCCAGCGCCAGTCGGTCACGCTCGCCTACTACCGGGGGCTGACCTACCGCGAGGTTGCCGAGGCGCTGGGGCTCCCGCTGGGGACCGTGAAGACCCGACTGCGCGACGGACTGATCCGGCTGCGCGACTGCCTGGGGGTGACCGCGTGA
- a CDS encoding S8 family peptidase gives MRSGAVAIATALTLGMAPGIRPGLSAAAEAAPAGSTAQSGGRTVTLITGDTVTTDGTGRVIGVRAGEGREDIAISVHRYQDRSYVIPEDAVRPLAEGTVDRRLFDVTELLAADIDDTQRDSTPLIVTYRTAGAASAKRELVAADAEVERNLPVINGQAVKVNRSDAAQVWDALTDASTGARADATQVASGIEKVWLDAARTASLDQSVPQIGAPTAWASGYDGKGVTIAVLDTGVDQTHPDLADREITEKNFGSSPDNVDRVGHGTHVASIAAGSGAKSGGRYKGVAPGAKILDGKVLNDMGSGYESDIIAGMQWAVDQNANVVNLSLGGTDSAGIDPLEEAVNTLSAKSRTLFVIAAGNEGPLAGTIGSPGSAAAALTVGAVDKQNRIATFSSVGPTKDGSLKPDLTAPGRFIVAAKAAEGTIGTPAGDGYVSLNGTSMATPHVAGAAAILAQRHPDWTGQQLKQALVSSTKPTAGLTVQQQGTGRVDVARAVRQTVSSEASSVGFGAQQWPHTDDTPLAKKITYRNTGTSAVTLSLAVQATDAAGKSAPRGLFTVSTKRVTVPAGGTASVDVTADARTVPAGGDYSGALVATGGGQSVRTALAADPEVESYDLTMNVLDGNGDQAFFPFIILYGLDSPALLWNAQTSDGVVRFRAPKGAYNVFALVTTWSGGAAGTAELTQPRLSLTADTRTVLDAREAKPVSLTPPDPDATSNGAYASYIMRAAGSELAAGILTGSDFSRLRIAQSSGAPASPADGFEAQVGATYSKGTDTAYDLLYTRSGSF, from the coding sequence ATGCGTTCGGGGGCAGTGGCGATTGCCACCGCGCTCACCCTGGGCATGGCGCCCGGGATCAGACCCGGCCTGTCGGCAGCGGCGGAGGCCGCACCGGCAGGAAGTACGGCGCAGAGTGGCGGCCGCACCGTCACCCTGATCACCGGAGACACGGTGACCACCGACGGCACCGGCCGCGTCATCGGAGTCCGGGCGGGTGAGGGACGCGAGGACATCGCGATCTCCGTCCACCGCTACCAGGACCGCAGTTACGTGATCCCTGAGGACGCGGTGCGGCCGCTGGCCGAGGGCACCGTGGACCGACGGCTGTTCGATGTGACGGAACTGCTCGCCGCGGACATCGACGACACACAGCGGGACTCGACGCCGCTGATCGTGACCTACCGTACGGCCGGTGCGGCATCGGCGAAACGGGAACTCGTCGCCGCCGACGCGGAGGTCGAGCGAAACCTGCCGGTGATCAACGGCCAGGCGGTCAAGGTGAATAGGTCCGACGCCGCACAGGTGTGGGACGCGCTCACAGACGCCAGTACGGGTGCCCGGGCGGATGCCACCCAGGTCGCCTCCGGCATCGAAAAGGTGTGGCTGGACGCCGCCCGGACGGCGAGCCTGGACCAGAGCGTGCCGCAGATCGGCGCGCCCACGGCATGGGCCTCCGGCTACGACGGCAAGGGCGTCACCATCGCCGTACTGGACACGGGCGTTGACCAGACCCACCCGGATCTGGCCGACCGGGAGATCACCGAGAAGAACTTCGGCTCCTCGCCGGACAACGTGGACCGGGTCGGCCACGGCACCCATGTCGCCTCCATCGCGGCCGGTTCCGGCGCCAAGTCCGGTGGCCGCTACAAGGGTGTCGCCCCCGGCGCGAAGATCCTCGACGGCAAGGTCCTCAACGACATGGGATCCGGCTACGAGTCGGACATCATCGCCGGTATGCAGTGGGCCGTCGACCAGAATGCCAACGTTGTCAACCTCTCCCTGGGCGGCACCGACAGCGCGGGCATCGACCCGCTGGAGGAGGCCGTCAACACCCTGTCCGCCAAGAGCAGAACACTGTTCGTGATAGCCGCCGGCAACGAGGGGCCCCTCGCCGGCACCATCGGCTCTCCCGGCAGCGCGGCCGCCGCACTCACCGTCGGCGCGGTGGACAAGCAGAACCGGATCGCCACCTTCTCCAGCGTAGGCCCCACCAAGGACGGCTCCCTGAAGCCCGACCTCACCGCGCCGGGCCGGTTCATCGTCGCCGCCAAGGCGGCCGAGGGCACGATAGGCACCCCCGCGGGCGACGGATACGTCTCCCTCAACGGCACCTCGATGGCCACCCCGCATGTCGCGGGCGCAGCGGCCATCCTCGCCCAGCGGCACCCCGACTGGACCGGGCAGCAGCTCAAGCAGGCCCTCGTCTCCTCCACCAAGCCCACGGCAGGCCTGACCGTGCAGCAGCAGGGCACCGGACGGGTGGACGTCGCGAGGGCCGTCAGACAGACGGTGAGCAGTGAGGCGTCGTCCGTCGGCTTCGGTGCACAGCAGTGGCCGCACACCGACGACACCCCGCTGGCCAAGAAGATCACGTACCGCAACACCGGCACCTCGGCGGTCACCCTCAGCCTGGCCGTCCAGGCGACCGACGCCGCCGGAAAGTCCGCTCCCCGGGGGCTGTTCACCGTTTCGACGAAGCGCGTCACCGTGCCCGCGGGCGGCACCGCCTCCGTGGACGTGACCGCCGACGCCCGCACCGTACCGGCGGGAGGCGACTACTCGGGCGCTCTGGTCGCCACCGGCGGCGGCCAGAGCGTACGCACCGCCCTGGCGGCCGACCCCGAGGTGGAGTCGTACGACCTGACGATGAACGTCCTCGACGGCAACGGGGACCAGGCGTTCTTCCCGTTCATCATTCTCTACGGCCTGGACAGCCCGGCCCTGCTGTGGAACGCGCAGACCAGCGACGGCGTCGTGCGGTTCCGCGCGCCGAAGGGGGCGTACAACGTCTTCGCCCTGGTCACCACCTGGAGTGGTGGGGCCGCGGGGACGGCGGAACTGACGCAGCCGCGGCTGTCGCTGACCGCGGACACCCGCACGGTCCTGGACGCCCGTGAGGCCAAGCCGGTGTCGCTCACCCCACCGGATCCTGATGCCACGTCCAACGGCGCCTACGCCTCGTACATAATGCGCGCGGCCGGGTCGGAACTCGCCGCGGGCATTCTGACCGGGAGTGACTTCTCGCGGCTCAGGATCGCCCAGTCTTCCGGCGCCCCGGCGTCACCCGCCGACGGTTTCGAGGCCCAGGTCGGCGCCACCTACAGCAAGGGCACCGACACCGCGTACGACCTGCTGTACACCAGATCCGGCTCGTTCTAG
- a CDS encoding helix-turn-helix transcriptional regulator, with translation MATMDLRTEIREFLSSRRARIAPEQAGLPAYGGNRRVKGLRREEVALLAGVSVDYYVRMERGSLSGASDGVLDALASALQLDEAERDHLFHLARQSRAPSGPRRRKAAATVRSTLQQVLDAISDAPAWIGNGRYDVLAMNQLARALYSPVLADPRRPANTARFVYLNPEAAGDFFVDYDQIVGDVAAKLRMEAGRNPHDEALIALVGELSTCSELFRQRWASRDVRLHRSGRKRMRHPIVGQLDLDVESLELPAEPGLRLNVYTAPEGTPTADNLALLASWAATQQTLATEIEAHNG, from the coding sequence ATGGCCACGATGGATCTACGCACCGAGATCCGGGAGTTTCTCAGCTCGCGTCGCGCCCGCATCGCACCCGAGCAGGCGGGCCTGCCCGCTTACGGCGGCAACCGTCGGGTCAAAGGTCTGCGCCGCGAGGAGGTAGCGCTACTGGCGGGCGTATCGGTCGACTACTACGTGCGCATGGAGCGCGGCAGCCTCTCCGGTGCTTCCGATGGCGTGCTCGACGCGTTGGCCTCTGCCTTGCAACTCGACGAGGCCGAGCGCGACCACCTGTTCCACCTCGCGCGCCAATCCAGGGCGCCCAGCGGCCCACGCCGGCGTAAGGCTGCCGCGACGGTGCGCTCGACGCTGCAGCAGGTGCTCGACGCGATCTCCGATGCGCCGGCCTGGATCGGTAACGGCCGTTATGACGTGCTCGCCATGAATCAACTCGCTCGCGCACTGTATTCACCGGTGCTGGCGGACCCGCGCAGGCCCGCGAACACAGCGCGGTTCGTCTATCTCAACCCCGAGGCGGCCGGAGATTTCTTTGTCGACTACGACCAAATTGTCGGTGACGTGGCCGCGAAGCTACGCATGGAAGCCGGCCGCAATCCGCACGACGAGGCGCTGATCGCCCTGGTCGGCGAACTGTCGACGTGCAGTGAGCTATTTCGGCAGCGGTGGGCATCTCGGGACGTGCGGCTGCACCGGTCCGGCCGTAAACGTATGCGCCATCCGATCGTGGGCCAGCTCGACTTGGACGTCGAGTCCCTGGAACTGCCCGCCGAACCCGGCCTGCGCCTCAACGTCTACACCGCACCCGAGGGCACACCGACCGCTGACAATTTGGCGCTCCTGGCTTCGTGGGCGGCCACCCAACAGACGCTGGCGACCGAGATCGAAGCACACAACGGATAG
- a CDS encoding SDR family oxidoreductase — protein sequence MADHQFTTRTGLFDLSGKYALVTGGTRGIGMMIARGLLQAGARVVISSRKADACAEAQHLLSEFGDVQAIPADLSRHDECQRLADLVMADSERLDILVNNAGAMRSEPLETFPDEAWDSVIDLNLKSPFWLVQALLPALRKAGTADDPARIINIGSIAAIHVAQAPNYSYASSKAALHQLTRVLARELGPQHVTVNAVAPGVFPSQMMGATLDAIGDTIAAAAPLRRLGRDDDMAGIAVFLASRAGSYLTGAIIPVDGGTATTATGTP from the coding sequence ATGGCGGACCACCAATTCACCACTCGCACAGGACTTTTCGATCTGAGCGGGAAGTACGCGCTTGTCACTGGCGGCACCAGGGGCATTGGGATGATGATAGCTCGCGGCCTTCTTCAGGCGGGCGCCCGCGTCGTCATCAGCTCACGCAAGGCAGACGCGTGCGCGGAGGCACAGCATCTCCTGTCCGAATTCGGCGACGTTCAAGCAATCCCCGCCGACCTGTCCAGGCACGACGAGTGTCAGCGCCTCGCTGATCTTGTCATGGCCGACTCGGAACGCCTGGACATCCTGGTCAACAATGCGGGAGCGATGCGGAGCGAGCCGCTGGAGACGTTCCCGGACGAGGCCTGGGACTCAGTGATCGACCTCAACCTCAAGTCGCCGTTCTGGCTGGTGCAGGCGCTGCTGCCCGCACTTCGCAAGGCGGGCACCGCCGATGACCCCGCGCGGATCATCAACATCGGCAGTATCGCCGCCATCCACGTCGCCCAGGCGCCCAACTACTCGTACGCCAGCAGCAAAGCGGCACTCCATCAACTCACCAGGGTGCTCGCCAGGGAGCTGGGCCCACAGCACGTAACGGTGAACGCGGTAGCACCGGGAGTGTTCCCGTCGCAGATGATGGGGGCCACGCTCGATGCCATCGGCGACACGATCGCGGCGGCGGCCCCTCTGCGCCGGCTCGGCCGCGACGACGACATGGCGGGCATCGCCGTGTTTCTCGCCAGCCGGGCCGGCTCCTACCTCACGGGCGCCATCATCCCGGTAGACGGCGGCACCGCGACGACCGCAACGGGTACCCCCTAA
- a CDS encoding GNAT family N-acetyltransferase: MSVPQVQFVESIDDLDTEQWQQVAASAGAPVHYSPAYLRAYQDSPLSPYAAVRYLTAVDAGRIVAVLPCYLDKQGDPYGFLRTVGIPEADGTALLGHNWYCYDTCVPVLATNTDHRDRVLAAMLDALVELGARDNARATGLVNVAEGDPLLGAARRMGWRVAPIVTRFQLPLQGLATYDDYLVTLGPKTRRTIRQYLRRAADAGVTTSVEAPRPDFLRTVCDLTRRTAAKYGSADMYPENAFIDFVMALGDRARVVRVDARERTLAAAVVLLDDLRLHMWVGGTSDATVHSFSPNYLLWATEIRTAIEAGKQWVEGGRSNRPMKERHGMKPLPLYACVAPG; encoded by the coding sequence ATGAGCGTGCCGCAAGTCCAGTTCGTCGAGTCCATCGACGACCTCGACACCGAGCAGTGGCAGCAGGTGGCTGCCTCGGCCGGCGCCCCCGTCCACTACTCCCCGGCGTATCTGCGGGCCTACCAGGACAGCCCGCTCAGCCCATACGCCGCCGTCCGCTATCTGACGGCCGTCGACGCCGGGCGGATCGTCGCCGTGCTGCCGTGCTACCTCGACAAGCAGGGCGACCCGTACGGCTTCCTGCGGACCGTCGGCATCCCAGAGGCGGACGGCACCGCGCTCCTCGGGCACAACTGGTACTGCTACGACACCTGTGTCCCCGTCCTCGCGACCAACACGGACCACCGCGACCGGGTGCTCGCGGCGATGCTGGACGCCCTGGTCGAACTGGGAGCCCGCGACAACGCGCGGGCCACGGGCCTCGTCAACGTCGCGGAGGGCGACCCGTTGCTCGGCGCCGCCCGGCGCATGGGGTGGCGGGTGGCCCCCATCGTCACCCGCTTTCAGCTCCCGCTGCAGGGCCTGGCGACCTACGACGACTATCTGGTAACACTGGGCCCGAAGACGCGCCGCACGATCCGCCAGTATCTGCGCCGCGCGGCCGACGCCGGTGTCACGACGTCCGTCGAAGCCCCCCGGCCGGACTTCCTGCGCACCGTGTGCGACCTGACCCGTCGCACGGCCGCCAAGTACGGCAGCGCGGACATGTATCCCGAGAACGCCTTCATCGACTTCGTCATGGCCCTGGGCGACCGCGCCCGCGTCGTGCGCGTCGATGCGCGCGAGCGGACGCTGGCGGCGGCGGTGGTCCTGCTGGACGACCTGCGCCTGCACATGTGGGTGGGTGGCACCAGCGATGCCACCGTCCACAGTTTCAGCCCCAACTACCTTCTGTGGGCCACCGAGATCCGCACTGCCATCGAGGCGGGCAAGCAGTGGGTTGAGGGTGGCCGGAGCAACCGCCCGATGAAGGAACGCCACGGCATGAAACCACTGCCGCTGTATGCCTGCGTCGCCCCCGGGTAA
- a CDS encoding DUF4910 domain-containing protein, which produces MSGFAGASGPGLSDRLSGPSGLSGLVGGIHQRIDADEAMGWVARLAEWDRYQGSAGIAEAADFVAGEAERVGLADVKVLSFPADGRTAWWTYTAPSSWTPRAAHLSLNGRPPLVSYPAQPYAIAANSVAVDGEVPLALPRDSGWPPGALVLVGSAADLGPGLFARMRAEKARGFCVTTDPDRPGQAGRVELPGDSSLFGFSVFPAQLEELLRAHRRGERARVVVDVDTGPRQMPVVVARTPSRCPPADEADACLLTAHLCHPAPGANDNASGVAAALAAGRVLAGRSLRRPVRFVWAPEFVGLAAYVHQAVEEGTRPLPAMAVNLDMVGEDQRRCGGPLIVEYGPEYLPHYANALVEACVRALPPAARSYSGAVGCDTWAWRTTPFVGASDHAILADRAIGCPAVQLGHWPDRFNHSSADTLDKVDPLELRRSATIAASAAAVVATADGRDADRITQLLARWTARRMTACLPSADGPPSDGMAAARLTRRWHYGRDALHTLRPLGASPRLLDRQAEFLAGLHRTLSSVWDDGLTEQPPPSPRGPGLRRNWPGPFNLRALMGAMAQKDSQWFLEELTVDRGGCYAAAMALAQSIDGSSDAAAVIRIAELDSGIRPTTADFGERFLAAIAGAGWIEEAAADNVAAPGTRRPHEGGTA; this is translated from the coding sequence GTGAGCGGCTTCGCAGGTGCGAGCGGCCCGGGCCTTTCGGACCGCCTCAGCGGCCCAAGTGGCCTGAGCGGCCTGGTCGGTGGCATCCACCAGAGAATCGACGCCGACGAAGCGATGGGCTGGGTCGCCCGGCTGGCCGAATGGGACCGTTACCAGGGATCGGCGGGCATCGCCGAGGCAGCCGACTTCGTCGCGGGCGAGGCCGAACGCGTGGGGCTGGCCGACGTCAAGGTGCTGAGCTTCCCGGCGGACGGCAGGACCGCGTGGTGGACGTACACGGCGCCCTCCTCCTGGACGCCGCGCGCCGCGCACCTCTCGCTCAACGGCCGTCCCCCGCTGGTCAGTTACCCCGCACAGCCCTACGCCATCGCGGCGAACTCGGTGGCCGTGGACGGCGAGGTGCCGCTCGCGCTGCCGCGGGATTCCGGCTGGCCGCCGGGCGCGCTGGTCCTCGTCGGGTCGGCGGCCGACCTCGGTCCCGGCCTGTTCGCCCGGATGCGGGCCGAGAAGGCGAGGGGGTTCTGTGTGACGACAGACCCCGACCGGCCCGGACAGGCGGGGCGGGTCGAACTGCCCGGCGACAGTTCCCTGTTCGGCTTCAGCGTGTTCCCGGCCCAGCTGGAGGAGCTGCTGCGTGCGCACCGGCGGGGGGAGCGGGCCCGGGTGGTCGTCGATGTCGACACGGGCCCCCGGCAGATGCCTGTCGTGGTCGCCCGCACCCCGTCGAGGTGTCCGCCGGCGGACGAGGCCGACGCATGTCTGCTCACCGCCCACCTGTGCCATCCGGCGCCCGGAGCCAACGACAACGCCTCGGGAGTCGCGGCGGCACTGGCAGCCGGACGCGTGCTGGCGGGACGCTCGCTGCGCCGACCCGTCCGGTTCGTGTGGGCACCCGAGTTCGTGGGCCTGGCCGCCTACGTCCACCAAGCGGTCGAAGAGGGCACCCGACCGCTCCCCGCGATGGCGGTCAACCTCGACATGGTGGGCGAAGACCAGCGCCGCTGCGGCGGCCCACTGATCGTGGAATACGGCCCGGAGTACCTCCCGCACTACGCCAACGCCCTGGTCGAAGCCTGTGTACGAGCCCTTCCACCCGCCGCGCGCTCCTACAGCGGAGCCGTCGGCTGCGACACCTGGGCCTGGCGCACGACACCGTTCGTCGGCGCATCCGACCACGCGATCCTCGCCGACCGAGCCATCGGCTGCCCCGCCGTACAACTGGGGCACTGGCCCGACCGCTTCAACCACTCCAGTGCCGACACACTCGACAAGGTCGATCCGCTGGAGCTGCGCAGGTCCGCCACGATCGCGGCGTCCGCGGCCGCCGTCGTGGCGACGGCCGACGGACGGGACGCCGACCGCATCACCCAGCTCCTGGCCCGCTGGACGGCCCGGCGGATGACCGCATGCCTGCCGTCCGCCGACGGGCCCCCCTCCGACGGGATGGCCGCCGCCCGTCTCACCCGGCGCTGGCACTACGGCCGGGACGCCCTGCACACCCTGCGCCCGCTCGGTGCGAGCCCCCGCCTGCTCGACCGACAGGCCGAATTCCTCGCCGGGCTGCACCGCACACTGTCGTCCGTCTGGGACGACGGCCTTACAGAACAGCCGCCACCGTCACCGCGCGGCCCGGGCCTGCGCAGGAACTGGCCCGGGCCCTTCAACCTCCGGGCCCTGATGGGAGCCATGGCACAGAAGGACAGCCAGTGGTTCCTGGAAGAGCTGACCGTGGACCGGGGCGGCTGCTATGCCGCCGCGATGGCCCTCGCGCAGAGCATCGACGGCAGCTCCGACGCGGCGGCCGTCATCCGCATCGCTGAGCTGGACTCCGGGATCCGCCCCACGACAGCAGACTTCGGGGAGCGATTCCTGGCAGCGATCGCCGGGGCAGGGTGGATCGAGGAAGCCGCGGCGGACAACGTGGCGGCGCCCGGGACCAGACGGCCACACGAAGGAGGCACGGCATGA